From one Babesia bovis T2Bo chromosome 3, whole genome shotgun sequence genomic stretch:
- a CDS encoding putative integral membrane protein: MYLFSALVGWFALFVGSSFGITDLRLRQQCIEKCLVNHKAKFMRPMHRLMCKISCNRRHGQAFDTAEHALHPAFNGLDGLMRG; encoded by the exons ATGTACCTCTTTAGCGCACTTGTTGGCTGGTTTGCTTTATTTGTTGGTAGCTCATTCGGTATTACTGACCTGCGCCTTCGGCAACAATGCATTGAGAAGTGTTTGGTAAACCACAAGGCAAAATTCATGAGGCCAATGCATAGGCttatg TGCAAAATAAGCTGCAACCGGAGGCATGGACAAGCATTTGACACAGCGGAACATGCCTTACATCCCGCTTTTAACGGCCTAGATGGCCTCATGAGAGGGTGA
- a CDS encoding putative leucyl-tRNA synthetase, with translation MSKRAQLLENEALVRGWWQEGRVYDAAVPSNRSVDKYFCTFPYPYMNGRLHIGHAFSMSKAEFQARFQRTQGKAVLWPFGLHCTGMPIMACADKIKNELKEMKSPDLAATVPEAVSTVVPGKEETDCTKFASKKTKLLAKTDVKMTQMDIMRHMGIDDSEIPKFADPQYWLTYFSPLAIQDLKSFGTSVDWRRSFITTDRNPYYNAFVEWQFTRMKELGTLHFGCRPSIFSRSVMQPCADHDRAEGEGATAQEYTVIKMRLEHGVDIFDQLDERYKGFRDVLSSKQVFLLAATLRPETMYGQTNCFVLPEGTYEIVLGYSTPKLNFNDMGVVETVMGIEEAVKSCDCLYIASGRSALNMSYQGLVLLRPNDSGLSEVHSIAQCTGQSLIGASLGSPLSVHERIYVLPMLTISMEKGTGIVSCVPSDSPDDFITLSEIRKKTAYYKDKYNVDPIHCSVDIVPVIDIPGLGTCAAEVVCQQEKVASSKDSVKLERCKEILYKRGFYEGIMAVGPHKGRKVSDVKDTIRDEMVRAESAFIYYEPTKRVVARAGDVCIVALCNQWYTKFSDPAWKERVLAHVNDPNKFSCYNDSALNQVKHVVSWLDNWACSRSYGLGTVLPWEDINQNKNSLIESLSDSTIYMAYYTIAHYLQGDIFGTTPGSLGLVPSQLTPAVFDYVFHISDTVPDGLDNATAKKLKLMRDDFAYWYPVDLRCSGKDLIFNHLTMSLFVHNAIWNDVKTIEAMPRSYLCVGHVLVDSEKMSKSKGNFLTLEDAIGMYTADGTRVALADAGDGLDDANFAKETAEAAVLKLHTILLSCQSDMELGNRACSADGIGQYAKNVFLNEIAVLVEKTKEAYTGFVYRDALKYCFYDYISARRNYLQMAQGDIDSSALRLYHETFCRIANPIVPHMCEYLWRQVLGKPNSLVGVLWPTLEPIDWALHRQLKLLQKNMDEFRKCKDRSQAVTRKHKGPAAVEDFTGAVIYVAKEYPTLHQGVLRTLQAMDVCSGTISEKEVIKSLSSSDLVTSASGADKKAMLAFASFQLREVAVLGASALLLELPYCELSYLRSISSYVQQSLEVKELSILPHSETHEKDSSNIRHSAFPGRPSVFFY, from the exons ATGTCGAAGCGAGCTCAGCTGTTAGAGAATGAAGCTCTTGTGCGTGGTTGGTGGCAGGAAGGCCGTGTGTATGACGCCGCTGTTCCATCAAACCGTTCCGTTGACAAGTACTTCTGCACATTTCCATATCCTTATATGAATGGTCGACTACACATCGGTCACGCATTTAGTATGTCTAAGGCGGAGTTTCAAGCCCGTTTTCAGCGTACTCAGGGTAAAGCAGTTTTATGGCCCTTTGGGCTTCATTGTACAGGTATGCCTATTATGGCATGTGCAGACAAGATCAAGAATGAATTGAAGGAG ATGAAATCACCTGATCTCGCTGCTACTGTTCCAGAAGCAGTGAGTACCGTAGTTCCCGGTAAAGAGGAGACTGACTGTACCAAGTTCGCGTCTAAGAAGACAAAATTGCTTGCTAAAACAGATGTAAAG ATGACCCAAATGGATATAATGCGCCACATGGGCATCGATGATTCCGAGATTCCTAAATTTGCTGATCCCCAATACTGGCTGACTTACTTTTCACCACTTGCTATACAAGATCTAAAATCATTTGGCACTTCCGTAGACTGGCGTCGTAGTTTCATTACTACCGATCGCAATCCATATTACAACGCCTTTGTTGAATGGCAATTCACTCGTATGAAGGAATTGGGTACTTTACATTTTGGATGCCGTCCGTCTATATTCAGTCGTTCGGTGATGCAACCCTGTGCTGATCACGACCGTGCTGAGGGTGAGGGTGCCACCGCTCAGGAGTACACTGTGATTAAAATGCGCTTGGAACACGGTGTAGACATTTTCGACCAACTCGATGAGCGTTACAAAGGATTTAGGGACGTGTTATCTAGTAAGCAGGTTTTCCTTTTGGCTGCTACTCTACGCCCAGAGACTATGTACGGCCAGACCAACTGTTTCGTTCTTCCAGAGGGCACCTACGAAATAGTCCTTGGTTACAGCACACCAAAGCTTAATTTCAACGATATGGGTGTAGTGGAAACAGTAATGGGTATTGAAGAAGCTGTTAAATCATGCGATTGCTTGTATATAGCATCTGGCCGCAGCGCACTGAATATGTCTTACCAGGGATTAGTGTTACTTAGGCCAAATGATTCAGGTTTAAGTGAGGTACATTCCATTGCCCAATGTACTGGTCAATCCTTGATTGGTGCTTCATTAGGTAGCCCTCTTAGCGTCCATGAGCGCATCTATGTCTTGCCCATGCTtactatatctatggaAAAGGGCACCGGTATAGTGTCATGTGTCCCCAGTGACTCTCCTGATGATTTTATTACATTATCTGAGATTCGTAAGAAAACTGCTTACTACAAGGATAAATACAATGTTGACCCAATTCACTGCAGTGTGGATATAGTACCGGTGATAGACATTCCTGGTTTAGGTACTTGTGCAGCTGAGGTTGTATGTCAGCAGGAAAAGGTAGCTTCCAGCAAGGACTCTGTGAAGTTGGAGCGCTGCAAAGAGATTCTGTATAAGCGTGGTTTTTACGAGGGTATTATGGCTGTAGGCCCTCACAAAGGACGTAAAGTCTCTGATGTCAAGGACACCATCCGTGATGAGATGGTGCGCGCTGAGAGCGCATTTATCTATTACGAGCCCACTAAACGTGTAGTTGCCAGGGCTGGTGACGTTTGCATTGTGGCATTGTGCAACCAGTGGTACACTAAATTCAGTGACCCTGCTTGGAAGGAGCGTGTGTTAGCCCATGTTAATGACCCTAACAAATTTAGCTGCTATAACGATTCAGCATTGAACCAAGTGAAGCATGTTGTATCCTGGCTTGACAACTGGGCTTGCAGCCGTTCTTACGGCCTGGGTACTGTATTACCCTGGGAGGACATTAACCAAAACAAGAACTCGCTAATCGAGAGTCTTTCCGACAGTACAATTTACATGGCCTATTATACAATTGCCCATTATCTCCAGGGTGATATATTCGGTACAACTCCTGGTTCTTTAGGCCTGGTCCCATCACAATTAACTCCTGCGGTATTTGACTATGTATTCCACATAAGCGACACGGTCCCAGACGGTCTCGACAATGCAACTGCTAAAAAACTTAAGCTGATGCGCGACGACTTCGCTTATTGGTACCCCGTAGACTTGCGTTGCTCGGGAAAAGATCTTATATTTAACCATTTAACTATGAGCCTCTTTGTTCACAATGCAATATGGAATGACGTAAAGACTATAGAGGCGATGCCAAGGTCATATTTATGTGTTGGTCATGTTCTTGTTGACTCTGAGAAAATGTCGAAATCCAAGGGTAACTTCTTGACTCTCGAGGATGCCATTGGAATGTACACTGCTGATGGCACTCGCGTTGCTCTAGCTGATGCTGGTGACGGTTTAGATGACGCTAACTTTGCCAAGGAAACTGCTGAGGCGGCTGTACTGAAGCTACATACTATACTATTGTCATGTCAATCTGACATGGAACTTGGAAACCGCGCTTGCAGTGCAGATGGCATAGGCCAATATGCCAAGAACGTATTCCTGAACGAGATTGCGGTATTAGTGGAGAAAACAAAGGAAGCATACACTGGATTTGTATACCGTGACGCTCTGAAATACTGCTTCTATGACTACATTAGTGCTCGTCGTAACTACTTGCAAATGGCTCAGGGTGATATTGATTCTAGTGCCTTACGTCTGTATCACGAAACCTTCTGCCGTATTGCAAATCCAATAGTCCCTCACATGTGTGAATACCTTTGGAGACAGGTGCTCGGTAAGCCAAATTCACTGGTCGGTGTGCTTTGGCCAACGCTGGAGCCTATCGACTGGGCATTACATCGTCAGCTGAAGCTCTTGCAAAAGAACATGGACGAATTCCGCAAGTGCAAGGACCGTTCTCAGGCGGTTACTCGTAAACACAAGGGCCCTGCTGCCGTTGAGGACTTCACTGGTGCTGTTATATACGTCGCCAAAGAATATCCCACATTACACCAAGGTGTCCTAAGGACTCTACAGGCCATGGACGTATGTAGCGGTACTATATCCGAGAAGGAAGTTATAAAGTCACTATCATCCTCAGATTTAGTGACCTCCGCATCTGGTGCTGACAAGAAGGCCATGCTGGCCTTCGCCAGCTTCCAGCTACGTGAAGTTGCAGTTCTGGGTGCAAGTGCATTATTGCTGGAATTACCATACTGTGAACTATCCTACCTACGATCTATATCGTCATATGTACAACAATCTCTAGAGGTTAAGG AACTTTCTATACTACCGCACTCTGAGACTCATGAAAAGGATTCTAGCAACATTAGGCATTCTGCATTTCCCGGCCGACCGTCTGTGTTCTTTTACTAG
- a CDS encoding Cyclin N-terminal domain family protein yields MDDASDTGGSLWPSSSTHIERWVLPSLSHLNSLRENGFNRALERIRSTKNDVKLPTFEEELWLLRFYTIQLSRFIAANHMKDCVKETALAYFNRFYLRRSMLEHDPRVIMFSCVTLAIKLEDVWRNYYIDKLLGAVDGLNVLRVFEQESTVCDALDFNFLIIHTSDTMHVLRMRCIEYIKETLGIDDIIMGEHLGILLSVCTAAEKDCVVMHEVPELIFVYTPTQLAVGAFSRHCKAKLGSLISFDGFLLKKLLKDDRSKLTLLTDTINRIVECYDKHFASRSALENEQQKAGEILDMYLAIYSDTK; encoded by the exons ATGGACGACGCAAGCGATACTGGTGGCTCACTTTGGCCTTCCAGTAGCACGCACATCGAAAGATGGGTGCTGCCTTCCTTATCGCATTTAAACAGTTTACGAGAAAATGGATTTAACCGTGCTCTAGAACGGATTCGTT CCACCAAGAATGATGTGAAACTACCAACGTTTGAAGAAGAGCTGTGGTTACTTCGTTTTTACACAATTCAGTTATCGCGATTTATTGCTGCTAACCATATGAAGGACTGCGTGAAG GAAACGGCTCTGGCATATTTTAATCGTTTCTATCTACGCCGATCTATGCTTGAGCATGATCCTCGTGTTATAAT GTTTTCATGCGTAACATTGGCCATAAAGTTGGAGGACGTGTGGCGCAATTATTATATAGACAAGCTGCTGGGTGCTGTCGACGGGCTTAACGTCTTGC GTGTATTCGAGCAGGAGTCCACTGTATGTGATGCCCTGGACTTCAACTTTTTGATAATTCACACATCTGATACCATGCACGTGCTACGGATGCGGTGTATTGAG TACATCAAGGAGACTTTAGGCATTGACGATATTATTATGGGCGAGCATTTAGGGATCCTTCTTTCGGTTTGCACTGCCGCTGAGAAGGATTGTGTAGTCATGCACGAAGTTCCAGA GCTCATTTTTGTTTATACTCCTACTCAACTAGCAGTGGGTGCCTTTTCACGTCATTGCAAAGCTAAGCTTGGCAGTTTGATTTCTTTTGATGG GTTCCTCCTCAAGAAGCTACTTAAGGACGACCGATCCAAGCTAACATTGCTTACTGATACCATTAATCGCATCGTG GAATGCTACGATAAGCACTTTGCTTCGCGTTCAGCACTCGAAAATGAGCAGCAGAAGGCTG GTGAGATTCTTGACATGTATCTTGCCATATATAGCGACACTAAATAA
- a CDS encoding Mitochondrial carrier family protein — protein MPNDEGTVCPLTPTKGHITVDYLKSHATVTALSNALAGAMCTLITQPIASLRTRLQSLNIYCHGVPKDARSKLKALYKVSMRDGFFSLYRGGGCSMVISAAGWFIFRFTYDELTQRKVVEFDSKMGNKLILGSLSSLVTTVILHPAWNAKLNIELQTSKTKLDGWPQYRGTMHYLFVTTRDQGIKGLYKGWEVNGIGVIYYGMVICLYETLSESDWEQYPILHKFKSIKPMMNGMLSKIIPTTLCYPFYVSRTMQICFATELTHRKLHEIFFWTLKHKRLSGLYAGFQMQLIKSLVSGGITFGIYEAILIAIAKIYNLAAV, from the coding sequence ATGCCAAATGATGAAGGCACAGTGTGCCCATTGACTCCAACCAAAGGACATATTACAGTTGACTACCTTAAATCACATGCCACCGTTACTGCGCTATCTAACGCACTAGCAGGTGCTATGTGTACGCTGATTACACAACCAATAGCTTCCCTAAGAACAAGACTACAGTCActcaatatatattgccatgGCGTACCAAAGGACGCTAGGAGTAAACTAAAGGCGCTCTACAAGGTTAGCATGAGAGATGGCTTCTTTAGTTTATATAGAGGAGGAGGATGTTCCATGGTAATATCAGCAGCAGGATGGTTCATATTCCGATTTACATACGATGAGCTAACCCAAAGGAAGGTTGTCGAATTTGACAGTAAAATGGGAAATAAACTGATCCTAGGATCACTTAGCAGCCTTGTTACTACTGTAATTTTGCACCCTGCATGGAATGCTAAATTAAACATCGAACTGCAAACAAGTAAAACTAAATTAGATGGATGGCCTCAGTACCGAGGCACAATGCATTATCTATTCGTAACTACCCGAGATCAGGGCATAAAAGGGCTCTATAAAGGTTGGGAAGTGAATGGAATAGGTGTTATTTATTACGGAATGGTGATATGCCTATACGAAACATTATCGGAATCGGATTGGGAGCAATATCCCATACTGCATAAATTCAAAAGCATCAAACCAATGATGAATGGTATGCTATCAAAAATAATACCCACTACGCTCTGCTACCCTTTCTATGTTAGCAGAACCATGCAAATATGCTTCGCAACGGAACTCACACATCGCAAATTGCATGAAATATTCTTCTGGACCCTAAAACACAAACGACTAAGCGGCTTATACGCCGGGTTCCAGATGCAACTTATAAAGTCATTAGTTAGCGGAGGCATTACATTTGGAATATATGAAGCTATACTCATTGCAATAGCaaaaatatacaacttGGCAGCAGTCTGA
- a CDS encoding putative integral membrane protein, whose product MAFKASVKRLCLGLAVLAYMGIGAEANIFGYFKGICDDVCKQCKYDCEAKYKAGTFKRWMCKGNCKLLTKK is encoded by the exons ATGGCATTTAAAGCAAGTGTAAAACGACTCTGCCTAGGATTGGCTGTTTTGGCCTATATGGGCATCGGAGCCGAAGCTAATATTTTCGGATACTTCAAAGGCATATGTGACGATGTTTGCAAGCAGTGCAAATACGACTGTGAGGCAAAGTACAAGGCGGGTACTTTCAAAAGATGGATG TGCAAAGGTAACTGCAAGCTGCTTACGAAGAAGTGA
- a CDS encoding putative integral membrane protein: MSPNRSRLNLALLGVGFLGVLATSYVAYYLYKRFRKRSFMRYLKRIYNNDHELYDNDDDESSDEDDFYVSDNNYNQAVEVVTPTSSSRRPPFRREIGRHGPRQFNNYDNNRSENNRNSGRGGRGRGGRYRNRGYFNSRSQRGRGQSTQQSVNTED; encoded by the coding sequence ATGTCGCCCAATCGATCGCGTTTAAATTTAGCTTTGCTGGGCGTTGGCTTTCTCGGTGTGTTAGCTACATCTTACGTGGCATACTACCTTTATAAGCGTTTCAGGAAGCGCAGTTTTATGCGTTACCTCAAGaggatatataacaacgaCCATGAGCTCTATGACAACGATGATGACGAGTCTAGTGATGAGGATGACTTTTACGTCAGTGACAACAATTACAACCAAGCTGTAGAAGTGGTTACTCCTACGTCTTCATCAAGACGTCCACCATTTCGTAGGGAAATCGGTAGGCATGGTCCTAGACAATTTAACAACTATGATAACAACCGATCAGAGAATAACCGCAACTCCGGCCGTGGAGGTCGCGGCAGGGGTGGTCGATACCGTAATCGCGGATATTTCAATTCACGCAGTCAAAGGGGCCGCGGTCAGAGCACCCAGCAGAGTGTAAACACCGAGGATTAA
- a CDS encoding putative integral membrane protein, with the protein MLYRAALGYPSYQVCTIVLLLIAWFINHIHPTVRYVEALSLRHVVSHNNSVLPGYISCISQKNNAKSTRQRIQELYLEDNDNGYPSGSGLFGGLFRGRKFYNRSEKRKAGRMGQEYFQMRPESPPWITEDFGGVPNLPHRTPIALSRGPVDEEFLEMRKRGIPHSMLKDYYMYRDEYESRTNSRSEVFHPIFRRSPEDNNLYLYGQGVATRPSFEMLNEDGVLTTDELDADDEHLKKALEIRKSYKGSDRICQIMLATLKEYNDANLKPLLQEPAPEGEEVDDPMFRRSFLVNEDGSPYWLNEWNREYLKGREGLSERELIDYDNMWYTHLEKLEQRYGMLLPGGGDLDDIMQYFETVGQGDLSLTRSSIRQPGGLRVAIGNKVLKTRWSENIPPVLLELLMKYTLMDQFKSFKKMNAREQLLNMKADALKSCNQMIMNRLIRERVLRNEEKKRLEYIKFLHHRRKVIHKSRITGQPNIPYWLWEECWHRKDDMIQDTIVEILHQVKAVEPDADVAELTRGTVEHMKSPKLLGTKFDRQLILENDMAGHVDVLESYIKKHSQGAESENEETTDAPNKINDETIDGIDLPLPLGYYFRDMISFDKFEKAFEDFNMECFGRKGCGVRVGQLVKGVIEDVRPKRLLVDIHTSKLAVMYLSDFFRSPREVPSGGFTKVFQKGDELYFEIVNKLGNDIRLSTRRLQEMYSKRDIYRKHFENEIFKVRALQRYSQGVLVQYQGDDVVDIKNYKCPENPGGLENIAFIPLDQLDNQYLSDTQLIRLDIIGKVLPVFISDWAVCAGVPLVSNTEAIKRLPLGHIKPGDRIRAKRCMYGKDAVWLDLGKTIGTLSVMDMSPEDYQKHKLGDATIIYAEVKNVHMVMGYVELTTKFSSEGNKTNEWIDRLHSDPDPVQTFNKKLAHEKELGNEMIPKDMTKLNYVHPIDQLPSMIVSENSEPNLPFMKPDESIGLHKVPIKWDFTPTAAVKNPEDEVNYAYHQYRWEVLTENGWEVIMPEEQRILNRARFMNDEVIHYNIGSSSYRADLVEMIRQNLTEGMEQPLRNDAVLPLDEVELRHTRGFIDIDFDPGAV; encoded by the exons ATGTTATACCGCGCTGCTTTAGGATACCCTAGTTATCAAGTTTGTACAATAGTGTTATTGCTTATCGCATGGTTCATTAATCATATCCATCCAACAGTTCGATATGTTGAAGCTCTGTCTCTTCGTCATGTAGTATCCCATAATAATTCAGTACTTCCCGGATATATCTCGTGCATATCACAGAAAAACAACGCAAAGTCAACACGTCAAAGAATCCAGGAACTATACCTAGAAGATAACGACAATGGCTATCCATCAGGCTCTGGCCTATTTGGTGGCTTGTTTCGTGGGCGGAAGTTTTATAACAGAAGTGAGAAACGGAAAGCTGGAAGAATGGGTCAAGAATACTTTCAAATGCGCCCAGAAAGTCCTCCATGGATAACGGAGGATTTTGGCGGTGTGCCTAATCTACCTCATAGAACACCAATAGCGCTTTCACGAGGCCCGGTGGACGAAGAGTTCCTTGAAATGCGGAAGCGCGGTATACCTCACTCTATGCTAAAGGACTACTACATGTACCGAGATGAATATGAAAGTCGCACTAATTCACGCAGTGAGGTGTTCCATCCGATATTCCGACGTAGTCCAGAGGACAATAATCTATATCTCTATGGTCAGGGGGTTGCAACAAGGCCATCGTTTGAAATGCTTAATGAAGATGGAGTCTTGACGACTGATGAATTAGACGCGG aTGATGAACATCTTAAAAAAGCACTCGAGATTCGGAAAAGTTATAAAGGAAGCGACCGTATATGCCAAATAATGCTTGCAACCTTGAAGGAATACAACGATGCCAATTTAAAACCTTTGTTACAAGAGCCTGCACCGGAAGGCGAAGAGGTAGACGACCCGATGTTTAGACGCTCGTTCCTGGTCAATGAAGACGGATCTCCTTATTGGCTCAATGAGTGGAACCGTGAATACCTAAAAGGTAGGGAAGGCCTAAGTGAAAGGGAACTGATTGACTACGACAATATGTGGTACACTCACCTGGAGAAGCTAGAGCAGCGTTATGGCATGCTACTTCCTGGTGGTGGTGATTTAGATGATATAATGCAATACTTCGAGACAGTTGGCCAAGGTGATCTATCATTAACCAGGTCTAGTATACGTCAACCCGGTGGGCTGCGAGTTGCCATTGGCAACAAAGTGCTCAAGACAAGGTGGTCTGAAAACATTCCTCCAGTTTTACTAGAACTGCTCATGAAGTACACCCTGATGGACCAATTTAAATCATTCAAGAAAATGAATGCGAGGGAGCAACTTTTAAACATGAAGGCAGACGCTTTGAAATCATGCAATCAGATGATAATGAACCGTTTGATTCGAGAACGCGTTTTACGTAATGAAGAGAAGAAGCGTTTGGAGTACATTAAGTTCTT ACACCATCGGAGGAAAGTGATACACAAAAGCCGTATTACAGGACAGCCAAACATACCATACTGGTTATGGGAAGAGTGCTGGCACCGAAAAGATGATATGATTCAAGATACTATAGTGGAGATACTGCACCAGGTTAAGGCTGTTGAGCCAGATGCTGATGTTGCCGAATTGACCAGGGGCACAGTGGAGCACATGAAGTCACCCAAACTGTTAGGCACTAAGTTCGATCGCCAGTTAATACTTGAAAATGACATGGCGGGCCATGTAGACGTTTTGGAATCATACATAAAGAAACATAGCCAAGGTGCTGAATCTG AAAATGAGGAAACTACCGATGCACCAAATAAAATCAATGACGAAACCATTGATGGGATTGACTTGCCCCTGCCGCTAGGATATTACTTCCGTGACATGATATCATTTGATAAGTTCGAAAAGGCTTTCGAGGACTTCAACATGGAATGCTTCGGCAGGAAGGGTTGTGGCGTGAGGGTGGGACAGTTGGTCAAGGGCGTTATAGAGGATGTAAGACCTAAGCGGCTGTTGGTGGATATACATACTTCAAAACTGGCAGTCATGTACTTGAGTGATTTCTTCAGGAGTCCTAGAGAGGTGCCATCTGGTGGATTCACAAAGGTGTTCCAAAAAGGTGACGAGCTGTATTTTGAAATCGTAAACAAGTTGGGAAATGATATACGTCTATCGACGCGGCGCTTACAGGAAATGTATAGTAAGCGtgatatatacaggaaGCATTTCGAAAACGAAATATTTAAAGTACGGGCCTTGCAAAGGTACAGCCAAGGTGTCTTGGTGCAGTACCAGGGTGACGATGTTGTTGACATTAAGAACTATAAATGCCCGGAGAATCCTGGTGGCCTGGAGAACATTGCATTCATTCCATTGGATCAATTGGATAACCAATATCTGAGCGATACCCAGTTAATAAGGTTAGATATTATTGGGAAAGTCCTGCCAGTGTTCATATCGGACTGGGCAGTATGTGCCGGAGTTCCACTGGTGTCAAACACTGAGGCTATAAAAAGGCTGCCATTAGGCCATATAAAGCCTGGTGATAGAATACGGGCTAAACGGTGTATGTACGGCAAGGATGCTGTATGGTTAGACTTGGGGAAAACCATAGGCACCCTGTCAGTCATGGACATGAGCCCAGAAGATTACCAGAAGCACAAACTTGGGGACGccactattatatatgctgAAGTAAAGAATGTACATATG GTTATGGGCTATGTAGAATTGACGACCAAATTCAGCAGCGAAGGCAATAAAACGAACGAATGGATTGATCGGCTGCATAGTGATCCTGATCCTGTGCAAACGTTTAACAAAAAGCTGGCTCACGAGAAGGAGCTTGGTAATGAAATGATACCGAAGGATATGACTAAATTAAATTACGTACACCCTATCGATCAACTGCCGTCAATGATAGTCTCGGAGAACTCGGAACCTAACTTGCCTTTCATGAAGCCGGACGAATCAATTGG ATTGCACAAAGTGCCTATAAAGTGGGACTTCACACCAACGGCAGCTGTAAAAAATCCCGAAGATGAAGTTAATTATGCATATCATCAGTACCGCTGGGAAGTACTTACCGAAAATGGTTGGGAAGTCATAATGCCAGAAGAACAACGCATCCTTAACCGTGCGAGATTTATGAACGATGAAGTCATACACTACAACATAGGATCTAGTTCGTACCGTGCAGACCTAGTGGAGATGATTCGTCAGAACCTGACTGAAGGCATGGAGCAACCCTTGCGTAATGACGCTGTGTTACCCCTGGATGAAGTGGAACTGAGACACACTAGAGGATTTATCGATATAGACTTTGATCCCGGTGCTGTCTAG